AGTAGTTGACTTTGGAGTTAAAAGAAATATTTTAAATGAATTAGTTGAGTCTGGACTTGAAGTAGAAGTTGTACCTTCAACATTTAAAGCTGATGATTTAATTGCAAGATTTGAAGCAAATGAAATTGGTGGTATCTTCTTATCAAATGGTCCTGGTGATCCACTAACTTTAACAGAAGAAAAAGAACAAGTTCAAAAACTGATTAATGCAAATATCCCTATGTTTGCTATTTGTTTAGGACACCAAATGTTATCTATTGCTCATGGACATGATACATATAAATTACCATTTGGACAACATGGTGGTAACCACCCAGTTGCAAACCCAGAAACAATGATTGTAGAAATCACTGCACAAAACCATAACTATAATGTTCCAGATAGTATTGAGCAAATTGCTGAAATTACTCATAAAAACTTATTTGATGGAACTATTGAGGGTGTTAAATATAAAAATAAAGAGATATTCTCAGTTCAACATCACCCAGAGGCTAGTCCTGGGCCACACGAAAGTAAATATATTTTCGACGAATTCGCTAAGATTGTAAAATAAGTAATCTTATTTTCGCAATCTCTGCGTTGAAGTTTTAAATTTATTCGTCACATACTTTAGTATGCTCCTCAAAAATTTAAAACTTCGCCTTGACCTTACAAAAAACAATCACTTCTTTTACAATCTTATAATTTCAAAAAATCTAAATAAAACTAGCTATTTTTAAATATTTCTAATTGTATATTTTGACTATAATAAAGTTTACTTATTTGAAATCGTAGATTAAAAAAATATTGATGTAGAGTTTTGTAAAACAAACGAATTTAATCGTCTGTTTTAGATAATAGGTAAGATGTATTTTTCTATTAAGAAGTAAGTTCCACTAGTAGCAATACCAGCAGCAAGTCCAGCTACGATGTCATCACCCATAACACCCCAACCACCTTTTACATTTTTATCAATTCTTCCTATAACAGAAGGTTTCCAAATGTCAAAGACTCTAAAGTATACAAAAGCAATAGGAGCTAAGTAATACATATTTTCAGCTGTAATACCACAAATAGAAAGGGCAATCCACATACCAGCAAGTTCGTCAATAACAATCTCTTTGCTATCATGCTCACCAATTTCTTTTTCATATTTATTTATTTCTCTTACAGCTATTACTGAGATTAAGAAGGCAAGTAAGAACATAGTTGACTCTGGAATATATTGTAATAATAAAACACCTAAGATAAGAGCTACAAAGCTTCCTACTGTACCAGGTGCTTTTGGGCTTAAGCCACTATAAAAAACAGTTAAAAATAGTTTTCTCATTACTTCTTCTTCTCTATTCCAAGTTTCTTTCTCTTTTCCCAAAGAGATTTTCTTGAGATACCAAGTTTTTTAGAAAGTTCAGTATCAGGGTATTTTGTTTGATATGATAAAACCATCATTTTTACATAATCATTTATTGTCATAATATTGTTTGTCATAAGAAGGCTATCTTCTTTTTCAAACTCTAATTTAGTATAAGGGAACTCTTCTTCTTTTTCTAAAGATACAATAATACATTTCTTATCTTCAATAAGTTTATTTAGGTTCTCTTTTGCACTCTTTTTAAGACTATGGTAGTCAGTTAAATATAAAACTCCACTAAACTTTTCATTTACTCTTTTTTGCCAATTATCAGAGCTAAGAGAAACAAATTTCATTTGTAAATCAAGTTTTCTAACTAATTCAAAAGCTAGTTTATCAGCACTGATTTGTGAGTTAGTTTCAATAAGTGTTGGAAATGATGTTGGCAATACATGGCTACTAGTATCCACTTCTTCAAATTGGAAGTTAAGGTAATCTCTTAGTGTCTGTAGCTCTTTTCTAATAGATTTACACTCTCTATAGTGATAGATTTTTCTTACAAGCTCATCCATAATAAATGGCTTCATAATATAATCTTTCGCACCCTCTTTGATTGGGTCAGTAACAGTTTCGTCTGAAATATATGATACAAGAAGTAAAATAATTGAGTCGCTATATCTTCTAATGATTGTTTTACATAAAGCAGCAGGTAGTGAAGTAGAAAGTAAAATAATATCGTAATCTTTTGTAAGATTATCAATGTTTGGTGATTCTACAAAGTCACAATTATGTCCGTCATCTAATAGTCTAGAGACAACTTTTTGGGCGAGGTAAATTTCGCTTTCAATAATCAGTATATTCATTTTTTCGTCCAGTCATAGTATTTTAAAGTTGCAATTGATTGTACTGCAACTCCTTCTTTTCGTCCTATAAATCCAAGTTTTTCAGCAGTTGTTGCTTTTATATTTACAAATTGCTTTTCTAAGTTTAGTAAAGAGGCAATAGTTTTTTTGATTTCATTTTTATATGGATTTATTTTTGGTTGTTGAGCAATTATTGTTAAATCAACATTAACTATCTCATATCCTACATTATAAATAAATTTTACAATTTCTTGTAAAAGAATTTTTGAGTCTATATCTTTAAACTCTTGGTCTGTATCAGGGAAAAATTCACCAATATCTCCAGCTCCACAAGCTCCTAATAGAGCATCAATAACAGAGTGAATTAAAACATCTCCATCACTATGCGCTTTAAAACCATATGGAACATCAATATTTATTCCACCAAGATACATTTTTTTGTTTTCTTCAAAGGGGTGAATATCATATCCAGTACCAGTAAAAAAGTTTTGGCTTGGTGCTTTTAGACATGATAATTCTTTTAAATCATCTCCAAAAGTTAGCTTTTTACTTTTTATTGAACCTTCTACATAAAAAACAGAACCACCATTAGCTTTTATAGCTGAACTGTCATCTGTAAACTCTTCTTCTGTTTCTAAAGCAGCTTTTAGAACAGTAGTTTTTGATAGTTGTGGTGTTTGGATAAGTTTAACATTATCTCTATTTATTGTTTCTTCATTGTAGATAACTGTATCACTCACCTTTAAAGTAGGTACTATACAATCAGCTTTTTCTTTTGAATCAATTAATGAAGTAATAACATTTTCAGGAATACAAGCTCTAGCCACATCAGTAACCATCACATATTCAGAATCAACATTTTCAAGAGAGTTTTTCATTGATTGTTGTCTAGTGTCTCCACCTGCAATAAACTCATAATCATCACTAAAGTTTTGCATATAGTTTAGTTCATCTTTAGAAGATGTGACGATTACCTTATTAAATTTATATAGATTATCGAGTCTTTTTGTAACAAAAAGCCAAAGTGGTTGATTGTCTATCCTAAGCCACTGTTTTTTTGTTTGAAGCCCGAATCTTGTGGAGTTCCCAGCACATAATACTATAAGCGTTACATTCGACACAAGGCCCCTTTGAGTAAAAAAGTTACAAATTATACTTTAATGTAACTTATGAAATCTTAAAGATCTTCTTCTAGTTTATATTTAATAGATTCGATTGCTTTTTCTAAAGTTTCTGCCTCAAAGCCATACTCTTCTGCTTTGTTTAATGCTCTTTGGATATTAGAATCTGAAAGTGGATTTTTTATATCAGCAAGTATTTTTACTATCTCTAATATCTTCACTTTTTTAAGATACTCTTTTGGACAGTTTTCTAAGTCTTCTACAAAACCAATTGAGAAGATAAGGTTATGACTTAAGTTCCAGTGTTTAAAAATATTTGCAGTAATTCTTGCACATGAATAACCAACAAACTCTTTTTCTACACTTGATAGGTTTTTTGTTATAGCAATTTGTTCTTGGAATTCTTCTTTTTGTTTATTTTCTGTGATAATATCAGAAATAATAAACTTTCCAGTCTCTTGTAAAAAAGCTGGTAATAGTAAGTCTTCTTTTAAGTCTTTATCAATTTTTGCAACCCAAGTGTTAATAATATTTGAAGCTAAGTTACATGAGAACATAAAGTCATCAGTAGAAGCACTGTAGGCATTAAGGTCAGTTTGAATTAGATTTTGAATAACAGAACCTAAAGCAATAGAAATTGTAAAGTTAACACCTAAAAGTGAGATAGCACGACTAGGAGTTTCTACTTCACTTACAAATCCAAACATAGCAGAGTTTGCAACTCTTAAAACAGTAGTAATAATTAATGGGTCTTTTTCTATTATCTTTAATAAGTCTAGAGGCTCTTTAGTTGGCATTTTTCTAAACTCTTCTAATTCTAAAACCGAATTAGGTAAAGGTGGCAAAGAGTCAATTTTTTCTACTATTAACTGTTTCATTATCAATCCTGGAAATCAATTTTTTTTATCATATCAATTAATTGTTTATACTCATCTGTATCAAGTTCCAATAAAATCAACTTTTCTGTGAGTAAATTGTGATTTGTTATTTTTTTAATATAATTTTTACTAGCTATAAAATCCCTTAAAAATAGAATCTCCAGATTTTTAATAGTATCTTTTTTAGTATCCTCTTCAATAGGAAAGTTATCAATGTAAAATTCAGTAATATTTTTAAACTTATTATCCTCAAAATCATCAAAACTCTTATATTTATAAATTTTATGAATAAGTGTAAGAATTAAAAATGAAGCATTGTTCTTTAAAATAGCTAATTCTATGTCTTTATTTGTAAACTCTTTATGTCCAAAATCAGAAGCTAAACTTAAATCATAACCATGGAACATCTTTTCTAGGTTTAGAAAATATTTTTCAAAAGTATAATCTAATGGATAGGCATTAATATCATGATAATGAATATGAGAGAAATAATAAAGTTGTTCTCCTATTAGATTATTTAAGATATTTATATGCTTTACGTCTAAAGGAATAGTTAGTTTTAACATGTTTTTTGATTCTTTTAGAATTTGAAAGAAGTTATCTATATTAGGAATTTTATTCTTATCATTAACAAAAGTATTACAAAGCTCTGTAAAAACTTTTATAAGTAAGGTATAAAGCTTAAACTCTAGCTCAAATCTTTCTTTATCTTCATTAAAACTTTTTTTCAATAAGTCTTCATAAAATCTAAATACCTTAGCTATTTCATCTAAGTTATAATCATCAATATTTTTAATTGAAAAACTATTATCAAATGTAAGCTTATCTATTAATTCTAAAAGTTTTATATCATCGATAATAGCACTATTAAGTATAGTTTTAAGGTTTACTTTTGAATGTTCATAAAGTGTTGTTAGATTTTCGCTACTTTTCATGTTAACCTTAAATCGTTAGTTGGATTATTATAATCAAATACACCTTACATAATTAATAAATTAAAATAGTTGTTTTAATTAAGTTTCTATAATATAAATTTGATATAATCACCCTAAATTATTACATAGGATTTTTATATGAGAGACTGGTTAGACAATCATAAAGATGATGAAGTAAGAACACAGATGTATTATGCCAAAAGAGGTATTATTACTCCAGATATGGAGTATGTAGCAAAAGTAGAAAAAATTGAACCTGAACTTGTAAGAGATGAGATTGCAAGAGGAAGATTAATTATTCCTGCAAATGTTAATCATAAACATTTAAAGCCAATGGCTATTGGTATAGCATCTTCTTGTAAGATTAATGCAAATATTGGATCATCTGCATTAGCATCAGATATTGCTGGTGAGATTGAGAAAGTTGATGTATGTCTAAAACATGGTGCAGATACTATTATGGATTTAAGTACAGGTGGAGATTTAGATTCAATTAGAAAAGCTGTTATTGAGCACTCAACAGTTCCAATTGGTACAGTACCAATTTATCAAATCTTACATGATGTAAAAGATAAAATTGAAGATTTATCTATTGATGTTATGTTAGATGTTTTAGAAAAACAAGCACAACAAGGTGTTTCATACTTTACAATTCATGCTGGTTTCCTTTTACAGTTTATGCCACATATTGCAAAAAGAAAAATGGGAATCGTTTCAAGAGGTGGTTCTTTAATGGCTGCATGGATGATGCACTACCATAAAGAAAATCCATTCTATGATGCATTTGATGATATTTTAGATATTTGTAGAAGATATGATGTATCTTTATCTTTAGGTGACTCTTTAAGACCAGGGTGTCTTGCAGATGCATCAGATGAAGCACAATTATCAGAATTAAAGATTTTAGGTGAATTAACGCTTAGAGCTTGGGAAAAAGATGTTCAAGTTATGATTGAAGGACCAGGTCACGTTCCATTAAATCAAATTGAAAGAAATATGAAACTTGAAAGAGAGTATTGTCATGAGGCACCTTTCTATATCTTAGGACCACTTACAACTGATATTGCTGCTGGTTATGACCACATCTCTTCTGCAATTGGTGCAGCTGTTGGTGGATGGCATGGAGCTAGTATGCTTTGTTATGTAACTCCGAAAGAACACTTAGGATTACCAAATGCAAATGATGTAAGAGAAGGTATTATCGCATATAAGATTGCAGCTCACTCTGCTGATATTGCAAGAGGAAGAAAAGGTGCAAGAGATATTGATGATGAAATGTCAGATGCAAGATATGCCTTTGATTGGAATAAACAGTTTGAATTATGTTTAGACCCTGAAAGAGCAAAAGAGTATCATGATGAAACTCTTCCTCAAGATGTATTTAAAGAAGCAGAGTTCTGCTCAATGTGTGGACCAAAGTTTTGTTCATATAAAATCACACAAAAGATTGTAAAAGATCATGGTGATAAGATTGAAGCGACTGCTACAGCTTAGTATTTTTTAATAAAATATGAGATATAAAAAAGGTCAAGTTTTTTTTACTTGACCTTTTTTTATTAATGATTTCAATTAAGACAAAAATTATCCTATTTGAAATATAATATCGTGAAAATTTAAGAAATAAAAAATAAGGTTCCTAAAAATAGGGGCTATTTATAAGGAAAATATATGGCAAATATAGCTGATATAAAAGCAGAGTTATCAAAAGTTATATATCCAGGTTTCCAAAAATCAATTGTTGATTTTGGTTTCGTAAAAGATATTCAAGTTGATGCTGATGATGCCTGTACAATACTTTTAGATATTACTTCAAGTGCAGAAGATGTTTCTTCTAAACTAGAAGAAGATATTTCAAAAGTTTTAAGTGCAATTGGTGTTACAAATGTAAATTTAAAAATTTCTAAGCCAGAAGCTCCAAAACAACAAAGTAATAGTACAAGTGGAAGTAATATCGCTCCACAAATCAAAAACTTTGTAATGGTAAGTTCAGGAAAAGGTGGAGTTGGTAAATCAACTACTACTGTAAACTTAGCAATTGCAGCTGCAATGCAAGGTAAAAAAGTTGGTATCTTAGATGCTGATATTTATGGACCAAATATTCCTAGAATGATGGGTGTAAATGGACTTGAAGTTGAGGTAGTTGGAAATAAAGCTAAACCTTTTAATGCCTTTGGTGTTGCTGTAATGTCAATGGGTTCTTTAATGGAAGAAGGTCAATCTCTAATTTGGAGAGGGGCTATGATTATGAAGGCTATTCAACAACTATTAAGAGATATCCTTTGGGAAGATTTAGACATCTTATTTATTGATATGCCTCCAGGAACTGGTGATGCACAATTAACTCTTGCTCAAAGTGTACCTGTAACATGTGGTATTAATGTTACTACTCCTCAACATGTAGCACTTGATGATTCAAGAAGATCTTTAGATATGTTCCAAAAACTTCATATTCCTATTGGTGGAATTGTTGAAAATATGAGTGGATTTATTTGTCCTTCATGTAATACAGAATCTGATATCTTCGGACAAGGAACTTGTGAAGATTTAGCAGACCAATATAATACGCAGGTATTAGGATTACTTCCAATTGAACCTGCAATTAGAGAAGGTGGAGATGCTGGTAAACCAGTAGTTTACTTCAATCCTGAATCTGAATCAGCAAAAAGATATATGATAGCTGCAGAAAAACTAATTAACTTTGTAGATGAAAATGAAGATAAAGCAGAAAATGCTTCTATTCAACCAACTACAAATGGTGTATCTGCTTGTTCTACAAGTGGTGCAGCAGCTTCTCAAACTGAGCAAAAACAAGAGTCTTCATCTGGTGGATGTGGAACTGGTTGTGGTTGTCACTAAATAAAAAGAGCTTTTGCTCTTTTTATTCTTTCTTGTCGTTTTTATACAATTAATTAATTTCCCTTTTTTATATACTTCTTAAAAAAGGAGTTTATATGAAAAAAATACTTGTACTACTAGCCCATGATGATTTAGAAAAATCTCTTGTAAATAAAAGAATCAAAGAAGAACTAAGCTGTGAAGAAAATGTTCTTTATAAAGATTTAAATGAACTATATCCTGACTATAATATTGATGTTAAAAAAGAGCAAGAAGACTTAAAAAATATCTCAAAAATTGTATTTCAATTTCCAATGTATTGGTATAGTGCACCAGCACTATTAAAAAGATGGGTTGATTCTGTTTTAGAGTATGGTTATTCTTATATCATAAATGAAAAAGGTGACTTTGAAGCCTTAGCTTTAAAAGGTAAAAAGTTTCAAACTCTTGTTTCAATGGGAGCAAAAGAGGAATCATTTTATGGTGAAGATAGATTGAGTGTGAAAGAGTGTTTAAACTCATATTTTTATACAATGGAAATGTTAGGTACAAAAAAAATAGAACCTTCATTTATCTATGGTTTAGGTTATGGTGATATTGAAGAAGAAAGACTTCAATCTTATATTCAAGAAGTAAAAGAAAAGGTATTAGAAAACTAGTGGCATATTTTAATAAAGAGTTAGATGAAATAGGTTTTAAACTTTATGAACCATGTGAAAAACTAAAGCCTTATATTTTAAACTATTGGAAAATAGAAGCAAATCTTAGTGAAAAAAGAAGCTTGAAAATACTAACTGACGGGAGTTTAGGATTTGTAATAAATTTTGCAAATCCATTCTTCTTGGAAGTAAATCAAAAGCAAATGCTGTGTAGTTCAACAGTAACCTTAATGGGGCAAACGAAATCTCCAACAATCATGAATTTTAACAATAAGATTGAAGCCTTTGGTATTAGGTTTAATCCAGCAGGAGCATATAGATTTTTTGATGAGGAGCTTTCTAGTTTTCAAGATAGAAATATAGATTATAAAGACTCTTTTTGGAATTTTATGGAACTTTTTGAGAAGCAAAAAATATGTGAAGAACAAAGAGTTAAACTATGTGATGAGTTTTTATTAGAAAGATTAGCTTTATCAAAAAAAGAAAACTCAAAATATACTTTTGAAATTATTGATTTAATAAATAAAAGAAAAGGTGATATTTCAGTTGAAGAGTTAAGTTCGTATTTTGATATTTCTGTAAGACAAATTGAAAGAATATTTAAAAAAGAATTAGGACTAACTGTAAAACTTTTTATTCGAATAATAAGGCTTCGAAATACAAGGGATAAAATAAGTTCATTAAAAGTGGATACCTTAACTAATACAGCTTATGATAATGGTTTTTTTGATCAAGCACATTTTATCAAAGAGTTTAAATCTTTTATGAGTGAAACACCAAAAAACTATTACTCAAATAAACTTCAAATGGCAAAAGAGCTTAACTACAAAAAGTATAAAGCCTAGTCGTTTTTTTACAATTAAAAATATACTCTTTTTACTAGAATTCATAAAAAAGGATATTTATGAATTTATTACTAAATGAAAAACTTATTTTACTCTATGCAAGACTATTTTTAGCTTTTAGTTTTTTATCAGCAGTAGCGGATAGATTTGGTTTCTGGGGAAGTGTAGGAGAAGAGGGAATTGCTTGGGGAGATTTTCAATCTTTTATTGAATATGTAGCTTATTTAAATCCATTTTTATTTGACTCTTTGATTCCTTCTCTTGCATATGTTGTAACAGCATTAGAAATCATTTTAGCTCTTTTTCTTATCTTTGGTATATATTTAAAGGAAAGCTCTTTTATAAGCTTTATTATGCTTTTATTATTTGCATTGGCTATGAGTTTTACTTCTAGTATAAAAGTAGCATTTGATTATTCTGTTTTTAGTGCAAGTGGCTTAGCATTGTTACTTTTTTTAATTTATTACAAAGAAAAGAATAAATTAGCATAAGAAGTTTTTAATTTACTGAAAAATTATTATAAACTATAAATAAAGACAAAAGGAGCTAAGAAATGTTTTTAACTGAGATTTTTATATTTGTTGTAGTTGGTTTATTAGCTTTTATGGGAGCTAGTTTTGTGGTAAAACACTTTATTAGAAAGAAAGAGAAGAAAGCCTAGCTTTTAGCTTAGGCTAGTTTTCTCTTGAGTTTTTTTCTTCAATTCCAGATAATCCAAATCTTCTAGAAAGCTCTTGTTTTACTCTATCTGGATTAATTCCTTTACTTGAAAGGGCAACTAAACTATGATATAGTAAATCAGCTGCTTCATAGATAATCTCTTCTTCATCATTATCTTTAACAGCAAATGTAAATTCACCTGCTTCTTCTACAATCTTTTTAAGCATAGAGTTCTCTTTACCTTGTAAAAGTTTTGCAGTATATGATTTTGAAGGGTCATCATTTTTTCTTGATTCAATTACATGGTATAGAGTATCAATTACACCATAGGCATTTGTAGTATTTACTTCTACATCAAGTTTAATTTCATCATTTTCTAAATCAGTAAAGAAACATGATTTTCTTCCTGTATGGCAAGCAACACCATTTTGGTTTACTTTCAATAAAATAGTATCATTATCACAATCAACCATTGTAGAAACAACTTCTTGTGTATGTCCAGAGCTTTCACCCTTTTTCCATAGTCTTTGTTTACTTCTACTAAAGTAATGAGCTTGTTTTGTTTCAAGTGTTAGTTTTAATGCTTCTTCATTCATATATGCAAGCATTAGTACTTCATTACTAGTTGCATCTTGTGTAATAACAGGAATTAATCCATCCATCTTTTGCCAATCTATTTTATCTACCATACTCATTTTCCCTTTTTTGTCACTAAATATTAAAACTTTTTACCAAGCTCAACTTCTATTTTATCTATAGATTTTGTTTCATTATTTATATCAAAATTACTTTTTATATTGATATCTTCTTCTTTTGAAGGATCAATAGGTTCATTAGTAGGTTTTGAATTATTCTTATAAGTAATGATTCCTTTTTTTACTTTGGGAGCATTATCTATTTTATTTTTAACTTCTTCATATACATTTGAGTTGTTTTGATAGTAGTTATTCTCTTTTGGAAGTTCTGTATTAAGTTCTTTTTTTATTTCTATATTTGAGTAGTCTACATTATTTTCAGCTTTTAAAGCTAGAAAAAGTAAACCTAATAATAATATATATTTCATGTTTGTTCAAAATAAGAAGTAAAAATACTTCTTATTTCCTTTTATTTATTAATTGCGCTATCTCTTGACTTATCTTTAGTGTCAACCCAGATATTTGGAGTTGAACCACCAGGTGTTAAGAAAATCTTAGCATCTTTGTTTTCTCTAAGAGCTTCGTTAAATTTACCTTGAACTTCAATTTGTTGCATATGAAGTAAGTTTGGAGTTAATGATTTAGCAATTGCTTTATTTGCAGCAGCTTGCGCTTTTGCTTCAATAGTTACAGCATCTGCTCTACCTTGTGCTTCAATTCTGTTTTTGTCAGCCTCACCCTTTGCAAGTGCAGCTTTTTTCTCAGCTTCTTGCTTAGCTCTTAAAACTTCATATCTTACTCTTTCAGATTCTTGGTTAGCAATTTGAACTCTCTCGATTTGCTCTTTAATTTTTGTAGGAAGAACGATTTCTCTTAATTGAACAGACTCAACTGTTACAGGAGTACCTTCTAAAGACTCAATTTGAGTTCTAATTCCATTTTCAATTAAAGTTGCAATTTCATTTCTTCTTGTTGGAAGTTCTTCTGCGTTAAATCCACCAACAACGTTTCTTACAATATTTCTAACAACTGGGTTAACGATTTTATCTTCCCATGCTGGTCCCCAAGTTGCAATAGTAACTGGTGCTCCTGCTGCTGTAAGTCTATATTGAGTTGTTAATTCAATTGAAACTGGTAAACCTCTTGCATCAAGAATATTAATTGCTGGGTTTAATTTGATACTTTGGTCAAAACCTGCACTACCACTTGTTTCAACAGATGCATAGTTAATAAGTCTTACTTTTGTATCAACTACAATAACCTTTTGGAATACTGGAATATATAAGTGGAAACCAGGATTTAATGGTCTATCTTCATATTTACCTGTTGTAACTTTGATACCTACTTGACCAGATTCAATAATTACAAATGGTTTAAAAATAAATAGTGCAGCTAAGATGATAATAACTGCGTAAATTAGACCAGCTTTTTTACCAAAGTTTTTAAAAAACTCAGGTGGCTCAAAAGGAGGTTGGTAGTTACCACCTCCACCGTTATTAGAGTTGTTACCCTTATTTTGTTGTTGTCTATTTTTAAAATAGTCGTTATCTATTGGCATAAATTACCCTTTTTTGTTTTAGTTAATATAAGTTAAATACTTTTCATACTTTTCATTCTTACCTTGAACAGCGTCAAAGTAAGCAGTCTGTAAGGCTTCAGTAATTGGACCTCTTTCACCAGCTCCAATAATTCTACAATCAATTTCTCTAATAGGAGTTACTTCAACAGCAGTTCCTGTAAAGAAAGCTTCATCTGCGATATAAACTTCTTCTCTTGTAAGTCTTCTTCTTACAACTGTATACCCTAAGTCTTCAGCTAAATCAATAACTGTAGCTTGAGTAATAGACTCTAATGAGTTATCATTTGGAGGAGTAATAATAACACCATCTCTTACGATAAAGAAACAAGCACCAGATGCTTCAGCAATATAACCTTGGTCATCTCTTAATAAAGCTTCGTCATAACCAGCTTCAACTGCTTCAAATTTTGCCATTTGAGAGTTTAAGTAGTTAGCAACAGCCTTTGCTTTTCCCATACCAGAAGTATTTGAGTTTCTAGTCATAGATGCGATTTTAACTCTAACACCTTTTTTAAGACCTTCTTCTCCTAAGTATGCTCCCCATTCCCATGCAGAAACAGAAACATTTACAGGTGCATCTTTATGATACAGACCCATAACACCGTAACCTAGATAAACTAGTGGTCTAATGTATGCTCCCTCAAATAATTCATTTTTTTGTAATAGTTCAACTTGAGCATCATTTAACTCATCTGCAGAAAAAGGAACATCAATAAGAGTCATTTTAGAAGAGTTAATTAATCTTTTAGTGTGCTCTTCTAGTTTAAAGATAGCACATCTTCCATCATGTGTTTTATAAGCTTTAGTACCTTCAATTGCACCATTCCCATAATGCAATGTGTGACTTAATACATGAACTTTTGCGTCATGCCAATCAACAAATTTCCCATCCATCCAGATGTATTTTGCTTCTGTCATTTATCCATCCCTATAAATAAAGTAATTGTTTTCAAGTTACTTTTTGATTTTTGTCTGATAGTTTATCCAAGCTTGCTTTAAATTAAAGTGAATGATTGTTTTTACCTCTACAACTAATAATTATATTAAACTAATGTGAATTTAACATGGAGTTTTTTTAAGAATATTTTCTTTTTAATTTGATATTATCCAAATAAAAAATTAAAGGTAATGTTATATGTCTCAACAAGAGTTTTGGAACAGTAAATTTTCAAGAGATGGATATCTTTATGGATTAAAGCCAAACAGTTTTATAGCAAGTAAAGTAAAACTTTTTAAAAGAGCTGGAAAGATTTTATGTTTAGGTGAAGGGGAAGGTAGAAATGCAATTTTCTTAGCCAAAAGAGGTTTTGATGTAACTGCAATTGATGCTTCTGATATTGGTCTTTCAAAATTAGAGCAAAGAGCAAAAGAAGAGGGCTTAAATATCAAGACTATGTGTCTAGACTTAAATGAGTGGGAAGCTGAAGAAAAATATGATGCAATAGTCGCTTCTTATTTACATATGTACGAAGAAGATAGAGCAAAACTGTTTGAAAATATTGATGAGTCATTAGCTTCTGGAGGTGTATTTGTAGGAGAGTTTTTCTCTGTAAATCAGTTAAACTTTTCAAGTGGTGGA
The sequence above is a segment of the Arcobacter sp. F155 genome. Coding sequences within it:
- a CDS encoding branched-chain amino acid transaminase, whose product is MTEAKYIWMDGKFVDWHDAKVHVLSHTLHYGNGAIEGTKAYKTHDGRCAIFKLEEHTKRLINSSKMTLIDVPFSADELNDAQVELLQKNELFEGAYIRPLVYLGYGVMGLYHKDAPVNVSVSAWEWGAYLGEEGLKKGVRVKIASMTRNSNTSGMGKAKAVANYLNSQMAKFEAVEAGYDEALLRDDQGYIAEASGACFFIVRDGVIITPPNDNSLESITQATVIDLAEDLGYTVVRRRLTREEVYIADEAFFTGTAVEVTPIREIDCRIIGAGERGPITEALQTAYFDAVQGKNEKYEKYLTYIN
- a CDS encoding cyclopropane-fatty-acyl-phospholipid synthase family protein, coding for MSQQEFWNSKFSRDGYLYGLKPNSFIASKVKLFKRAGKILCLGEGEGRNAIFLAKRGFDVTAIDASDIGLSKLEQRAKEEGLNIKTMCLDLNEWEAEEKYDAIVASYLHMYEEDRAKLFENIDESLASGGVFVGEFFSVNQLNFSSGGPKDEKLLYKVEDFKNHYAFSDADIKEQITILDEGKGHQGEASVIRVLLSDN